One segment of Drosophila mauritiana strain mau12 chromosome 3R, ASM438214v1, whole genome shotgun sequence DNA contains the following:
- the LOC117145773 gene encoding phenoloxidase-activating enzyme, translating into MRRLKIVALLFCILCLSGVRRASACHCIRLGKCAPFARLLLHHGPGEQSAVFAKVLSASCGFQGLEPLVCCPNSRKQNHDESSSVKASRKMRFAPPNDRWIWDDGDSDKGSRHTHGDYLEAETNLHDYWNFEEQRNCPPPVEPEFFDRRFGLGHHFLYHVEHEERDTLLRPLPKDKPIVFPGDLRFLRQGEEAIDSNIDQGPPLAPFTTTLATPIETVPASSSTTTTLVPPFTQENTQGCGINVESRLLGGEQASAGQFPWLTRIAYRNRSSSRISFRCSGSLISSNHIVTAAHCVVNLVSDLELSHVRLGSQDGAIPFAIEQVIVHPNYDQPKYANDIALLRINSTNGTFTPICLPLNGPITMGNRLIGQIGVAAGWSIGNTESNSSMDPSNSTAGVRFIRLPIVNTTSCAIAYASLSENFQQPIVITPNHLCAQGMPMNDVCRGDSGGPFMDDGTSGVFGTSGRYTIIGIVAFGPTLCGVTTIPGVYTLVSSFSDWILRSIGG; encoded by the exons ATGCGGCGCCTGAAAATCGTCGCACTCTTATTCTGCATCCTGTGTTTGAGTG GGGTTCGCAGAGCCTCCGCCTGCCACTGCATCCGCCTGGGTAAATGTGCCCCCTTTGCCCGCCTTCTACTTCACCACGGACCCGGAGAACAGTCCGCTGTGTTCGCCAAGGTGCTCAGCGCCAGTTGTGGCTTCCAAGGCCTCGAGCCGCTCGTCTGCTGTCCGAATTCTCGCAAGCAAAACCACGATGAGTCATCCTCCGTCAAAGCAAGTCGAAAGATGCGCTTTGCTCCGCCGAATGATCGTTGGATTTGGGATGATGGGGATAGTGACAAGGGCAGCCGGCACACACACGGGGATTATCTGGAAGCGGAGACCAATCTGCACGACTACTGGAACTTCGAGGAACAACGCAATTGTCCCCCGCCCGTGGAACCAGAGTTCTTCGACCGACGGTTCGGCTTGGGACACCACTTTCTGTATCATGTGGAGCACGAAGAACGGGATACATTACTGCGACCTCTGCCAAAAGATAAGCCCATAGTATTTCCCGGGGACCTACGCTTCCTGCGGCAGGGAGAGGAGGCAATTGACTCCAACATAGATCAAGGTCCGCCCCTGGCGCCGTTTACCACAACATTAGCTACACCAATTGAAACAGTTCCTGCTTCTTCATCCACAACAACCACATTGGTGCCACCTTTCACACAGGAGAACACTCAAGGATGCGGGATAAATGTAGAGAGCCGACTGCTGGGAGGAGAGCAGGCCAGTGCCGGACAGTTTCCCTGGCTGACCAGGATCGCCTATCGCAACCGAA GCAGCAGCCGCATTAGCTTTCGCTGCTCGGGATCCCTGATCTCTAGCAACCACATCGTAACTGCCGCCCACTGTGTGGTCAACCTAGTCAGCGATTTGGAACT GTCCCATGTTCGATTGGGAAGTCAGGATGGGGCGATTCCGTTTGCCATCGAGCAGGTTATAGTTCATCCCAACTACGACCAGCCCAAGTATGCAAATGACATTGCCCTCCTACGAATCAACAGCACTAATG GCACCTTCACGCCCATATGCTTACCCTTAAACGGACCAATCACAATGGGAAACAGGTTGATAGGACAGATTGGAGTGGCTGCTGGTTGGAGTATTGGGAATACTGAAA GTAATAGTTCGATGGACCCATCAAACTCCACCGCTGGGGTGCGCTTTATACGTTTGCCCATCGTGAACACCACGAGTTGCGCCATCGCCTATGCCAGTCTTAGTGAGAACTTCCAGCAGCCCATTGTGATTACTCCCAACCACCTGTGCGCCCAGGGGATGCCCATGAATGACGTGTGCCGAGGCGATAGTGGCGGCCCCTTTATGGACGACGGTACCTCCGGCGTCTTTGGAACAAGTGGACGTTATACGATCATCGGCATCGTTGCCTTTGGACCGACGCTGTGCGGCGTGACCACCATTCCGGGGGTCTACACCCTGGTGAGTAGCTTCTCCGATTGGATACTGCGGAGCATCGGAGGATGA
- the LOC117145777 gene encoding S-antigen protein has translation MCACPCSGRSLPPQSNNPDSCPAPGSGGGPGAGGGGPGGGGGGPGAGGGGPGGRGGGPAQKRGTCGPKPCGGNQCNKCGKGGPGGRGGPGGGAGPEGRGGPGGRDGPGGSGGPGGRRAPNGGGGGGGGPFGLSAPPNNRGPKALGLAALLFAVGVFLTLKMGIVASEIG, from the coding sequence ATGTGCGCTTGCCCTTGTTCAGGAAGGAGTCTACCACCTCAGAGCAACAACCCTGATTCTTGCCCAGCTCCTGGCTCAGGGGGCGGTCCTGGTGCTGGTGGAGGTGGCCCTGGTGGCGGTGGAGGTGGCCCTGGTGCCGGTGGAGGTGGCCCTGGTGGACGTGGAGGGGGTCCTGCCCAAAAGCGTGGAACGTGTGGCCCCAAACCTTGCGGCGGAAATCAGTGCAATAAATGCGGTAAGGGGGGCCCTGGAGGAAGAGGTGGCcctggaggaggagctggccCTGAGGGAAGAGGTGGCCCTGGAGGAAGAGATGGCCCTGGAGGAAGTGGTGGCCCCGGTGGCAGACGGGCTCCCAATGGCGGTGGTGGAGGCGGGGGAGGACCATTTGGCCTGAGTGCCCCACCAAACAATCGCGGACCCAAGGCTTTGGGACTGGCTGCTCTGCTTTTTGCCGTGGGCGTCTTCCTTACATTAAAAATGGGTATTGTGGCCAGTGAAATCGGATGA
- the LOC117145775 gene encoding pinin isoform X2 has product MVNDSGLSTVDDLEQKLNSAKQSLVILNENIRRIAGRVPKDSLQRSEKFKYTQDGKKNEHNGERPFPRNAPPGGVFKDKRRMYESKNPNSRFPIEENEGRPPRINSRVIREMPTKKEIVEAQGTDSESRARNRRMFGSLLGTLQKFCQEESRLKSKEDKKAEIDRKVEKQELQERAMLRKQRETLFLDRKKKQFEIRRLEYKMARMKDFKVWEATMLNAKSSIRTKTKPHLFFRPKVHSPKTEKLLSKSKSEADVFIEFRREELEVELKNLENMNFGKMEDDTAIDESFFEEPDDEEQLDK; this is encoded by the exons ATGGTGAATGACTCTGGTCTATCGACAGTGGACGACTTGGAGCAAAAACTGAATTCGGCCAAGCAGTCGCTGGTGATCCTAAATGAAAACATTCGCCGCATTGCTGGTCGCGTCCCCAAGGATTCCCTGCAGAG ATCGGAAAAATTCAAATACACTCAAGATGGCAAGAAGAACGAGCACAATGGTGAGCGACCGTTCCCCCGAAATGCACCACCCGGTGGGGTCTTCAAAGACAAGCGGCGAATGTACGAAAGCAAGAATCCGAATTCCCGTTTCCCAATCGAAGAGAACGAGGGTCGGCCACCACGGATTAACTCGCGGGTCATCCGGGAGATGCCAACTAAAAAGGAGATCGTCGAGGCACAGGGCACAGACTCTGAATCGAGGGCCAGGAATCGCAGGATGTTCGGATCGCTGTTGGGAACCCTACAGAAGTTCTGTCAGGAGGAATCGCGACTGAAGAGCAAGGAGGATAAAAAAGCTGAGATCGATAGAAAGGTGGAAAAGCAAGAACTGCAGGAAAGAGCGATGCTGAGGAAACAGCGCGAAACACTATTCTTAGACAGGAAAAAAAAGCAATTTGAGATCCGTAGATTAGAGTACAAAATGGCCAGAATGAAGGACTTCAAGGTCTGGGAAGCAACTATGTTGAATGCGAAAAGTAGCATCCGAACAAAAACGAAACCACATCTGTTCTTTAGGCCAAAAGTGCATTCGCCTAAAACGGAAAAACTGTtgagcaaaagcaaaagtgaAGCCGATGTGTTTATAGAATTCAGGCGCGAAGAATTGGAAGTTGAGCTAAAAAACTTGGAGAACATGAACTTTGGGAAAATGGAAGACGATACTGCAATAGACGAAAGTTTCTTCGAAGAGCCTGACGACGAAGAGCAGTTGGATAAGT AA
- the LOC117145775 gene encoding pinin isoform X1, producing the protein MVNDSGLSTVDDLEQKLNSAKQSLVILNENIRRIAGRVPKDSLQRSEKFKYTQDGKKNEHNGERPFPRNAPPGGVFKDKRRMYESKNPNSRFPIEENEGRPPRINSRVIREMPTKKEIVEAQGTDSESRARNRRMFGSLLGTLQKFCQEESRLKSKEDKKAEIDRKVEKQELQERAMLRKQRETLFLDRKKKQFEIRRLEYKMARMKDFKVWEATMLNAKSSIRTKTKPHLFFRPKVHSPKTEKLLSKSKSEADVFIEFRREELEVELKNLENMNFGKMEDDTAIDESFFEEPDDEEQLDKSL; encoded by the exons ATGGTGAATGACTCTGGTCTATCGACAGTGGACGACTTGGAGCAAAAACTGAATTCGGCCAAGCAGTCGCTGGTGATCCTAAATGAAAACATTCGCCGCATTGCTGGTCGCGTCCCCAAGGATTCCCTGCAGAG ATCGGAAAAATTCAAATACACTCAAGATGGCAAGAAGAACGAGCACAATGGTGAGCGACCGTTCCCCCGAAATGCACCACCCGGTGGGGTCTTCAAAGACAAGCGGCGAATGTACGAAAGCAAGAATCCGAATTCCCGTTTCCCAATCGAAGAGAACGAGGGTCGGCCACCACGGATTAACTCGCGGGTCATCCGGGAGATGCCAACTAAAAAGGAGATCGTCGAGGCACAGGGCACAGACTCTGAATCGAGGGCCAGGAATCGCAGGATGTTCGGATCGCTGTTGGGAACCCTACAGAAGTTCTGTCAGGAGGAATCGCGACTGAAGAGCAAGGAGGATAAAAAAGCTGAGATCGATAGAAAGGTGGAAAAGCAAGAACTGCAGGAAAGAGCGATGCTGAGGAAACAGCGCGAAACACTATTCTTAGACAGGAAAAAAAAGCAATTTGAGATCCGTAGATTAGAGTACAAAATGGCCAGAATGAAGGACTTCAAGGTCTGGGAAGCAACTATGTTGAATGCGAAAAGTAGCATCCGAACAAAAACGAAACCACATCTGTTCTTTAGGCCAAAAGTGCATTCGCCTAAAACGGAAAAACTGTtgagcaaaagcaaaagtgaAGCCGATGTGTTTATAGAATTCAGGCGCGAAGAATTGGAAGTTGAGCTAAAAAACTTGGAGAACATGAACTTTGGGAAAATGGAAGACGATACTGCAATAGACGAAAGTTTCTTCGAAGAGCCTGACGACGAAGAGCAGTTGGATAAGT CTTTATAA
- the LOC117144927 gene encoding hemicentin-1 has translation MELLLLFMLALQLIESSIGSKDVPIHQIESIVGENIYLPCNVTTYDGDEPVLVLWYRDDKGTPIYSIDIRAGVSKAPKRWSDDSVFGDRAYFIFDKEPGKLSIQNTQASDSGTYRCRVDFLKAQTINSRIRLNVISPPKQVIIRDSSNVERSTVVGPYSEGDIVSLKCQVIGGYPTPTISWYRDGIEIPCELSHLAGGKIIECEITLPSLGREDLNSRLTCRALSHPRAPIVEAVVQIDMNFAPLNIRLLGAHQPLSAGRRYDLLCQSAGSRPPAVITWWQNGIRLEKTTETTSSDGNQTTSTLSISLSKSDAGKYLSCKAYNHAVPSEPLEDGWKLDIQYVPEAYVRLGTSLDPSTLREGTDVYFDCLVMAHPNVFRIEWRHNEQPLSHNISQGVIISNHSLVLQGVTRATAGNYSCVGFNAEGEGISAPFALNILYAPTCAQNQKKVYGIAKQEDAKVMCTVDANPREVEFSWTFNNSAESIDVATNHIIRSGTTSIVTYTPITELDYGTLLCLASNKIGKQRVPCVFHIIAAGRPEKVHNCTVNNISMTSLTVTCSDGFNGGLPQNFNLELLDSYTQEIKANITSTIPKFTVPGLSPGSIYRLNIYAFNTKGRSDPAIVNAAMLRMPEKQLTSEQTHNLRAELLFSPVMSLTIGLTLAVLVAVLAIILALRIPCTASSRRRQKELSNENISRDESPGPSDKSSGSKDVDDCDEKNPDVVPESIEPDEQAESIRKRQQISTIDTNRSPNRGIFVNEQQHLTAAEISLRASHGIGYCTLRSGMHAQAQSSVGEISINVTPHVYSNSISQCTLPRQSSQNVWNNYNCNITGARPTSTFHQLTFPQGRVNVGGHNPAQPIHGHAPSPSQASNSSMASSTNTLPQPHPHGRTIAMHHMNQAQCGRVCIGIASDGIHSAEQNLSDDEVTVQTPLMIKRDSTV, from the exons ATGGAGTTACTGCTGCTGTTTATGCTAGCACTTCAACTAATAGAATCCAGCATCGGAAGTAAAGATG TACCAATTCACCAAATTGAATCTATAGTTGGTGAAAATATCTATCTTCCTTGCAATGTAACGACTTATGATGGCGATGAGCCTGTGCTGGTTCTGTGGTACCGAGATGATAAGGGTACTCCAATTTACAG CATCGACATTCGAGCTGGAGTATCCAAAGCACCGAAAAGATGGTCGGACGATTCCGTATTTGGGGATAGAGCATATTTTATCTTTGACAAGGAACCGGGAAAACTGTCAATTCAGAATACGCAGGCATCCGACTCCGGAACTTATAGATGTCGCGTAGACTTCCTGAAAGCGCAGACCATAAACAGCCGCATCAGGCTCAATGTCATAT CTCCACCCAAGCAAGTTATTATTCGAGACAGCTCCAATGTGGAGCGTTCTACAGTTGTGGGACCATATAGCGAAGGCGACATCGTATCCCTGAAATGCCAAGTAATTGGAG GCTATCCCACGCCCACCATCAGTTGGTATCGCGATGGCATAGAAATTCCCTGCGAATTGTCTCATTTGGCAGGCGGCAAAATTATAGAATGCGAAATCACGCTACCATCTCTGGGTCGGGAGGATCTTAACTCCCGACTCACCTGCCGGGCACTGAGCCACCCCCGGGCACCCATCGTCGAGGCGGTGGTTCAAATCGATATGAATT TTGCCCCTTTAAACATCCGACTGTTGGGGGCACATCAACCATTGTCTGCTGGACGCAGATACGATCTATTGTGCCAAAGTGCTGGCTCCAGGCCGCCGGCCGTAATTACTTGGTGGCAAAATGGCATACGGCTGGAGAAGACAACCGAAACG ACTTCAAGCGATGGCAACCAGACCACAAGCACTCTCTCAATCAGTCTAAGCAAATCAGATGCGGGAAAGTATTTATCATGCAAAGCCTACAACCATGCCGTTCCCTCCGAGCCCTTGGAAGATGGCTGGAAATTAGATATACAAT ATGTCCCGGAGGCATACGTTCGTTTGGGCACATCTCTGGATCCGAGCACTTTACGAGAAGGAACAGACGTCTACTTTGATTGCCTGGTGATGGCCCATCCAAATGTCTTTCGCATCGAATGGCGTCACAAC GAACAACCGTTATCACACAATATATCGCAGGGCGTCATAATTAGTAACCACTCGTTGGTACTGCAAGGTGTAACGAGAGCCACTGCCGGAAACTATTCCTGTGTGGGTTTCAATGCCGAAGGAGAAGGAATCAGTGCTCCCTTTGCACTAAACATACTCT ACGCCCCCACGTGTGCCCAGAATCAGAAGAAGGTGTACGGCATAGCCAAGCAAGAGGATGCGAAGGTCATGTGCACCGTGGACGCCAATCCGCGCGAGGTTGAGTTTAGCTGGACATTTAATAATTCCGCCGAGAGTATTGACGTAGCCACAAATCATATTATACGCTCGG GCACCACCTCCATTGTAACATACACACCCATCACGGAACTGGACTATGGAACCCTTTTGTGTTTGGCGTCGAACAAAATTGGCAAACAGCGAGTGCCGTGTGTCTTCCATATAATCGCCGCAG GTCGACCGGAAAAGGTTCATAATTGCACGGTGAACAATATATCCATGACATCCTTGACGGTCACTTGTAGTGATGGTTTCAACGGCGGCTTGCCACAGAATTTTAATTTGGAACTGCTGGACTCCTACACACAA gAAATTAAAGCTAACATAACATCCACTATTCCCAAGTTTACGGTGCCAGGACTGAGTCCGGGAAGTATATATAGGCTAAATATTTACGCGTTCAATACGAAGGGTCGATCCGATCCAGCTATAGTCAATGCGGCCATGCTGCGAATGCCCGAGAAGCAACTGACCTCGGAACAGA CCCACAATCTTCGCGCTGAGCTGCTATTTTCGCCAGTGATGTCCTTAACAATTGGCCTAACCCTCGCTGTGCTGGTCGCAGTTTTGGCCATCATTCTGGCACTTCGCATACCCTGTACCGCATCATCGAGACGGCGTCAAAAGGAACTGTCGAATGAAAATATATCCAGAGATGAGTCGCCGGGACCAAGCGACAAGAGTTCCGGCAGCAAGGATGTGGACGATTGCGATGAAAAGAATCCGGATGTGGTGCCCGAATCCATTGAACCGGATGAGCAG GCCGAGAGCATCAGGAAAAGGCAGCAGATATCAACGATTGATACCAATCGCAGTCCCAATCGAGGAATTTTCGTGAATGAGCAGCAGCATCTGACAGCAGCCGAGATTTCCCTGCGCGCCTCCCATGGAATTGGATACTGCACCCTGAGGAGTGGAATGCACGCCCAGGCCCAGAGTTCGGTGGGCGAAATATCAATA AACGTAACGCCACACGTGTACTCCAACTCGATCTCGCAATGCACTCTGCCGCGTCAGTCGTCGCAGAACGTGTGGAACAACTACAACTGCAACATCACCGGAGCGAGGCCGACCTCCACGTTCCACCAGCTGACCTTTCCCCAGGGCAGGGTCAATGTCGGTGGCCACAATCCGGCGCAGCCGATCCATGGACACGCACCATCGCCGTCGCAGGCATCCAATAGCTCCATGGCCTCGTCGACGAACACATTGCCCCAGCCACATCCCCATGGACGAACCATCGCCATGCACCACATGAACCAGGCCCAGTGTGGCAGAGTCTGCATCGGAATCGCCAGCGATGGCATCCACTCCGCCGAGCAGAATCTATCCGACGACGAGGTCACCGTCCAAACTCCATTAATGATAAAGCGCGACAGCACCGTATGA